The Novosphingobium aromaticivorans DSM 12444 genome segment ATGCGCTGCGCCTGCCGTCCGGCACGGCCGCCGAAAGCTGGCCCGAGTTCCAGGAAGGCCTGTTCGAAGTGCAGGATTCCGGCAGCCAGATCGCTTGCATGGCGCTGGACGTGAAGCCGGGCGAAGCCGTGGTCGATCTTTGCGCCGGGGGTGGCGGCAAGACGCTTTCGCTCGGTGCGGCGATGGCCAACACCGGCGAACTGCTGGCGTGCGACATCGACCGCGCGCGTCTGTCGCGGCTACCGGACCGGGCCGCGCGTGCGGGCGTACTTGCGCAGACGCGGCTGCTCAACCCCGGGAAAGAGGCCGAGATGCTTGCCGACTGGGCGGGCAGGGCCGATGCCGTGATGGTTGACGCACCATGTTCGGGCACGGGCACCTGGCGGCGAAATCCCGAAGCGCGCTGGCGGCTCGATCCAAGGTCCATCGAACGCTACTGCACGATGCAGGCCAATGTTCTCGAGATCGGTGCCGGGCTGGTGCGGCCCGGCGGACGCCTGACCTATGTGGTCTGCTCGTTGATCGATGCGGAGGGGCGCGACCGGATCGAGGCGTTTCTTGCAGCGCATCCGGACTGGTCCGTCGCCATGCCGCCGCTTCCGGCGGGCCGTCCGCATGGCAAGGGCTGGCGCCTTACGCCCCTTGGTGATGGTACCGACGGGTTTTTCTTCGCAACAATCGTGCGTCGTGTTAACTGAAGGCTCATGCACGCCGGTACATTCAGCGATGGTCTCCGGCTCAAGGAGTTGCTGATGCGTTTTGCCCCCGTTGCGCTTGCCCTTTCCCTCATCGTCGGCGTGACGGGCAGCATGGGATCGGCGCGCAGTTCCGCGCCGCTCGATCCCCGCGCGGAAGTGCTTCTCAAGGAAGGTCGCGCCCTGCTTGGCAAGGGTGACGTCGCGGCGGCCACGGACAGCTTCGAGGCGGCCCTGGCGATCGAGCCGGGCAATGTCGGCACGCTCGTCGCGCTGGCCGACGCCGCGCGCCGGGATGGCCTTCAGGGCAAGGCGATCCACTATTACCGCGAAGCGCTGGAGCGTGAGCCGAACAACGTTGCCGCCATTTCCGGCGAGGGCGGCGCGATGGTCGAGAAGGGCGCGGTCGAGAAGGCGCGCAAGAACCTGACCCGGCTTGAAGGGCTTTGCGGGAAGAGCTGCCCGGAAACCACCGAACTTTCCGCCGCCATCGCTCGCGGCCCGACGCCCAAGGTCATGTCCGCAGAGGCGGTTACCGCCGAGCCGAAGGTTGAAGCGAACTAGCGACGCCGTTCAGATCAGGTCGCGAAATTCGTCGACGACCTGGCGGTAGACCCGGCGCTTGAACGGCACGATCAGGTCGGGAAGCTGTTCAGGTTCGACCCAGCGCCACTCGCTGAACTCGGCCGGATCGTGTGCATCGAGGCGGATGTCGGTATCTTCTCCGGCAAAGCGGAGCAGCAGCCACTTCTGGCGCTGCCCGCGATACTGGCCGCCCCACAGCTTGCCGATCAGTTCGTCCGGCAGGTCGTAGAGGTGTTCCTCGCGGCTTTCCGCGATGATCGTGACGAGTTCCGCCGCGACGCCGGTTTCCTCGGAAAGTTCGCGCAGCGCGGCGGGATGAAGTTCCTCGCCATCGTCGATCCCGCCCTGCGGCATCTGCCAGGCAACCCCATCCTTGTCGTCGATGCGCCGACCGACGAACACGCGGCCCTGCGAATTGACCAGCATGACCCCGACACAGGGACGATAGGGAAGCCCGGCAAACGCGTCGTTCATTTCAACCTTTCCAGCAGCAGCCTGATGGCTGCGAAAATCGACTGCATATCGGCCTGTGCGCTGGGGATCGCCTTGCGCACCTGCGTGAAGCCGTGGATCGTGCCCTTCATTTCGAGGAACACGACTTCGGCGCCTGCGCGGATCAGTTCCGCGCCATAGACCCGCCCGCTGTCGCGAATCGGATCGAGGCTGGCGGTCACTAGCACTGTCGGCGGCGTGGTCGAATGCTCGCCATAGATCGGGTAAGCCCGCTTGTGTCCGGTAACCGCCTGATAGGCATTGGCGAACCACTGCATGGAATCGGCAGTGAGAAGGAAGCCATCGGCAAAGTCGAGGAACGACTTGTGGTCGGGCTTGTCGTCGCTGAGTGGATAGATCGGCACCTGGATGATGAC includes the following:
- a CDS encoding RsmB/NOP family class I SAM-dependent RNA methyltransferase, encoding MTPSARVQAAIDLLDAVIAAAKAQGASADRIAADWFRSRRFVGSKDRRAIRELVWSAIRVCGEVPESGRAAMLRVAVADPGIAALFDGSTYGPAPIRAGEVAAEGGNAPAWLSERLRQSGLGEDEQAALLGRAPLDIRANTLRITRDELRLRLPVELEVTAAPDALRLPSGTAAESWPEFQEGLFEVQDSGSQIACMALDVKPGEAVVDLCAGGGGKTLSLGAAMANTGELLACDIDRARLSRLPDRAARAGVLAQTRLLNPGKEAEMLADWAGRADAVMVDAPCSGTGTWRRNPEARWRLDPRSIERYCTMQANVLEIGAGLVRPGGRLTYVVCSLIDAEGRDRIEAFLAAHPDWSVAMPPLPAGRPHGKGWRLTPLGDGTDGFFFATIVRRVN
- a CDS encoding tetratricopeptide repeat protein; amino-acid sequence: MRFAPVALALSLIVGVTGSMGSARSSAPLDPRAEVLLKEGRALLGKGDVAAATDSFEAALAIEPGNVGTLVALADAARRDGLQGKAIHYYREALEREPNNVAAISGEGGAMVEKGAVEKARKNLTRLEGLCGKSCPETTELSAAIARGPTPKVMSAEAVTAEPKVEAN
- a CDS encoding RNA pyrophosphohydrolase, which gives rise to MNDAFAGLPYRPCVGVMLVNSQGRVFVGRRIDDKDGVAWQMPQGGIDDGEELHPAALRELSEETGVAAELVTIIAESREEHLYDLPDELIGKLWGGQYRGQRQKWLLLRFAGEDTDIRLDAHDPAEFSEWRWVEPEQLPDLIVPFKRRVYRQVVDEFRDLI